The DNA sequence GCGTGAGGACGCGGACATCGTGCTGCTGCAGGAAGTGACCCGAATTCCTGATCAAGTCCTGCGACACTACAACAGCCATGCGCGATTCCCGAAGTTCTTCGGCGGGCACAACGCGCGATTCCAGACCGCCGTGCTTTCAAGATGGAGGATGAGCACGACGCCGTTCCTGACGTCCGAACTCGATGGCGTCAACAAGTTGCACGGGGCGCGCTACGGCTGGATCCACGAGTGCGCGGTCTACGACGACGAAGGCAAGCGCTACCAGGTCGTTTCCGTTCACTCGCCGGCTTTCGCCGTTCCCCGGGACGCCGAGGAGATCGACGACAGTGATTTCCGGGCCATTAAGTTGAAGAACAACCCGAAACTCTGGTTTACCGAGATCCTCTGGTCGTTGCTGAAGAACGCCAGCCTCGGCGACGAGACGAACTGGATCGTGGGCGGCGACTTCAACAGCTCGGTTAACTTCGACAGGCCCCACGACCGTGGCAACCGGGAGATTATCGACAGGCTGAATGCTCTCGGATTGACGGACTGTCTCTCGCACCACAACGGGCATTCCGTTCCGACGTTTCAGCACTCAAGCAAGTCCGCTGAACACCAGCTCGACTATCTCTACGTGAACAAGCCTCTGCTCAACCGCCTGACGAGCGCGCGCGTGCCGGGCCGCGAAGAGGTGTTCGACACCCATCCGCGAGTGAGCGATCACCTTCCGATAGTGTGCGAATTCGATTGAACGAGGAGTTCGAGCGAATCGACGGGCGTGCGTGCCGTTCCGTGTTTCACGACAGGTCCGCGAGCGCCCGGAGCGTCTTTCGGAAGGTCGGCGTCAGTTTGCGCCGCTGGCGACGGAGCTCGAGGCTGGCGTTTAGGGTCGTCGCGGCGTGATCCTCCGGCAAGGTCACTTCTCCGAGTTGCGTGGTGAGCCAGTTCGCCACGTCGGACCAGCGCCACAGCCGATACCGGCCGCGCGGATCGGTGACGGGAGGCGGGAATCCTCCCGGACCGCGGGCGCCGGTGACAAGGAGCCGAACGCTCTCGCGAGTCCGCCCGATACGGGTGGCGATGTCCGTCATGGAGACGAGGCCGGCGTCGGCAACCCGCACGACTTCGGCGCCGGCGACCCGTTCGACGTCCGTCACCGCAGACAAGATTGCCTCGTCGAAGCTGGGCGCCTCGCGATCGAAGTCTATGTACTGAATTCCATCGGCACGGCCGACCGTCCCGTCGTTGCACCCGGCTTCGAACAGCATGTCGATATACGCGGCGTCCTGCAGGTCGGGACCGTCGACGATCAGGGTGAAGTGGTGTAGCGGCATCTAG is a window from the Acidobacteriota bacterium genome containing:
- a CDS encoding endonuclease/exonuclease/phosphatase family protein, with product MKVITWNVNKASLSRNGVWEMLEREDADIVLLQEVTRIPDQVLRHYNSHARFPKFFGGHNARFQTAVLSRWRMSTTPFLTSELDGVNKLHGARYGWIHECAVYDDEGKRYQVVSVHSPAFAVPRDAEEIDDSDFRAIKLKNNPKLWFTEILWSLLKNASLGDETNWIVGGDFNSSVNFDRPHDRGNREIIDRLNALGLTDCLSHHNGHSVPTFQHSSKSAEHQLDYLYVNKPLLNRLTSARVPGREEVFDTHPRVSDHLPIVCEFD
- a CDS encoding DNA-binding protein, giving the protein MPLHHFTLIVDGPDLQDAAYIDMLFEAGCNDGTVGRADGIQYIDFDREAPSFDEAILSAVTDVERVAGAEVVRVADAGLVSMTDIATRIGRTRESVRLLVTGARGPGGFPPPVTDPRGRYRLWRWSDVANWLTTQLGEVTLPEDHAATTLNASLELRRQRRKLTPTFRKTLRALADLS